One window from the genome of Roseomonas haemaphysalidis encodes:
- a CDS encoding DUF2232 domain-containing protein, with amino-acid sequence MSLQSSGTSLPDDPRILAGAAAGLVSAVAALFAFNGLPMGTMLFWLSPLPLFLAGLGFGLVAFGLALVVAVVALLLASHGVAPALVWLGAYGVPAALLLGTGLKAGPQLSLGLPLALLGLWPAVVVLFASLWLAGPDGGLEAELRQAVSLGLARMGVEAPAAMVERIVRLKAAAVALWLGFVLAANAGFAQRLLARHGLALRPGVVWRHARLPRWYPALPALAVLAWVLAEPDATLLPMSLTLVLAVPLLLQGLAVLHTRLRPVAWRAPVLAAVYVLLFVFSLPCAVILVALGLVEQFGRALPPPANS; translated from the coding sequence GTGAGCCTGCAATCCTCCGGCACGAGCCTGCCCGACGACCCGCGCATCCTCGCGGGCGCGGCGGCGGGGCTCGTCTCGGCGGTGGCGGCGCTGTTCGCCTTCAACGGCCTGCCGATGGGAACCATGCTGTTCTGGCTTTCGCCATTGCCGCTGTTTCTCGCCGGTCTCGGCTTCGGCCTCGTCGCCTTCGGCCTCGCGCTGGTGGTGGCGGTGGTGGCGCTGCTGCTGGCCAGCCACGGCGTGGCGCCGGCCCTGGTCTGGCTGGGTGCCTACGGCGTGCCCGCCGCGCTGCTGCTGGGGACCGGCCTGAAGGCCGGGCCGCAGTTGTCGCTCGGCCTGCCACTGGCGCTGCTGGGCCTTTGGCCGGCCGTGGTCGTCCTGTTCGCCAGCCTTTGGCTGGCCGGGCCGGATGGCGGGCTGGAAGCCGAGCTGCGCCAAGCCGTTTCGCTGGGCCTGGCCCGCATGGGCGTCGAAGCCCCGGCGGCGATGGTGGAGCGGATCGTCCGGCTCAAGGCCGCGGCGGTGGCATTGTGGCTCGGCTTCGTGCTGGCCGCCAATGCGGGCTTCGCGCAGCGGCTGCTGGCCCGGCACGGGCTGGCACTGCGGCCCGGCGTGGTGTGGCGGCATGCCCGCCTGCCCCGCTGGTATCCGGCCCTGCCGGCCCTCGCCGTGCTCGCCTGGGTGCTGGCGGAGCCGGATGCCACGTTGCTGCCGATGTCGTTGACGCTGGTGCTGGCCGTGCCGCTGCTGTTGCAGGGGCTGGCCGTGCTGCACACCCGGCTGCGGCCGGTGGCGTGGCGCGCCCCGGTGCTCGCCGCCGTTTATGTCCTGCTTTTCGTCTTCAGCCTGCCCTGCGCTGTCATCCTGGTGGCGCTGGGCCTCGTCGAACAATTCGGGCGCGCCTTGCCGCCGCCCGCCAACTCCTGA
- the rplI gene encoding 50S ribosomal protein L9, which translates to MIDVILMQRVDKLGQMGEQVSVRPGYARNFLLPQGKAIRASKANLERFEKERVQLEAQNLKRKAEAERVAERMDGLTVVLIRQAGEAGGLYGSVSARDIADKATEAGLTVTRNQIILEQPIKTLGLTTVRVELHPEVLLPLVVNVARSPEEAEKQARGEDLRAEQQAEDESLEAELAAELSELGAASEQ; encoded by the coding sequence ATGATCGACGTCATCCTGATGCAGCGGGTCGACAAGCTGGGGCAGATGGGGGAGCAAGTCTCCGTCCGCCCCGGCTACGCCCGCAACTTCCTGCTCCCGCAGGGCAAGGCCATCCGCGCCAGCAAGGCCAACCTGGAGCGCTTCGAGAAGGAGCGTGTCCAGCTTGAGGCGCAGAACCTGAAGCGCAAGGCGGAAGCCGAGCGCGTGGCGGAGCGCATGGACGGCCTGACCGTCGTGCTGATCCGCCAGGCTGGCGAGGCCGGTGGCCTTTACGGCTCCGTCAGCGCCCGCGACATCGCCGACAAGGCGACCGAGGCCGGCCTGACCGTCACCCGCAACCAGATCATCCTGGAGCAGCCGATCAAGACCCTGGGTCTCACCACGGTCCGCGTCGAGCTGCACCCGGAAGTCCTGCTGCCGCTGGTCGTCAACGTCGCCCGCTCCCCGGAAGAAGCCGAGAAGCAGGCGCGCGGCGAGGACCTGCGCGCCGAGCAGCAGGCCGAGGACGAGAGCCTGGAGGCCGAGCTGGCCGCCGAGCTGTCCGAGCTGGGCGCCGCTTCCGAGCAGTAA
- a CDS encoding SAM-dependent methyltransferase, protein MLFDRILTRLITRGTLTVRYPDGHIREYRGTAGPGPAAGLDLRDKRAVRRLSTNPGLAFGEEYMRGGLAPLNCTLFELTDLMVLNMMEGAGHPAEKLMEWVRWGRRRFDQLNPAGRSRRNVAHHYDLNGRLYALFLDRDRQYSCAWFPTGEETLEEAQLLKKRHIASKLKLDRPDLEVLDIGCGWGGMALHLAREHGARVTGITLSTEQLETARARAAEAGLSDRVRFELMDYRDWKHPVDRIVSVGMFEHVGIDHYRTFFRTVKGALKEDGVALIHAIGRADGPGSTNAWITKYIFPGGYSPALSEVLPAVERSGLWATDIEVLRLHYAHTIAHWRRRFAANRDAIQSLYDERFCRMFEFYLVGSELAFRRMGHMNWQIQLTRSMETLPLTRDYMVDAERGMAAEARHDARGPLATG, encoded by the coding sequence ATGCTGTTCGACCGTATTCTAACCCGCCTGATCACGCGCGGGACCCTGACCGTCCGCTACCCGGACGGCCACATCCGGGAATATCGCGGCACCGCCGGACCGGGGCCCGCGGCCGGGCTGGACCTTCGCGACAAGCGCGCCGTGCGGCGGCTCAGCACCAACCCGGGCCTCGCCTTCGGCGAGGAATACATGCGCGGCGGCCTCGCGCCGCTGAACTGCACCCTGTTCGAGCTGACCGACCTGATGGTCCTCAACATGATGGAGGGCGCGGGCCACCCGGCCGAGAAGCTGATGGAATGGGTCCGCTGGGGCCGCAGGCGCTTCGACCAGCTCAACCCCGCCGGCCGGTCCCGCCGCAACGTGGCGCATCACTACGATCTGAACGGCCGCCTTTACGCGCTGTTCCTGGACCGCGACCGGCAATATTCCTGTGCCTGGTTCCCCACCGGCGAGGAAACGCTGGAGGAGGCGCAGCTTCTGAAGAAGCGCCACATCGCGTCCAAGCTCAAGCTGGACCGGCCGGATCTGGAGGTGCTGGACATCGGCTGCGGCTGGGGCGGCATGGCGCTGCACCTGGCGCGCGAGCATGGCGCCCGCGTCACCGGCATCACGCTGTCCACCGAGCAGCTGGAAACCGCCCGTGCCCGCGCCGCGGAGGCTGGGCTGTCCGACCGCGTGCGCTTTGAGCTGATGGATTACCGCGACTGGAAGCACCCGGTGGACCGCATCGTGTCCGTGGGCATGTTCGAGCACGTGGGCATCGATCACTACCGCACCTTCTTCCGCACCGTGAAGGGCGCGCTGAAGGAGGACGGCGTGGCGCTGATCCATGCCATCGGCCGCGCCGACGGCCCTGGCAGCACCAATGCCTGGATCACCAAGTACATCTTCCCCGGCGGCTACTCGCCCGCCCTGTCAGAGGTGCTGCCCGCGGTGGAGCGCTCGGGCCTCTGGGCCACGGATATCGAGGTGCTGCGGCTGCACTACGCCCACACCATCGCCCACTGGCGCCGCCGCTTCGCCGCCAACCGCGACGCCATCCAGAGCCTTTACGACGAACGCTTCTGCCGCATGTTCGAGTTCTACCTGGTGGGCTCGGAGCTGGCCTTTCGCCGCATGGGCCACATGAACTGGCAGATCCAGCTGACCCGCTCCATGGAAACGCTGCCCCTGACCCGCGACTACATGGTGGACGCGGAGCGCGGCATGGCCGCGGAAGCACGGCACGATGCCCGGGGTCCCCTGGCGACGGGGTAA
- a CDS encoding replicative DNA helicase has product MNSVSPPDGLAGLSSQRQPPSNLQAEQALLGALLANNKAYERVSEFLAAEHFANAAHGHIFGAIQRRIEAGQLADAVTLRMEFEHSGRLAEVGGAEYLARLIGAMVGIINAGDYGRIVHDAWLRRQLVDLGEQVVNRAFGSEDGLEGREQLEAAEQALFDLAKDGGSEGGFVTFGRALTEAVNLAEKAFTSGGGVSGLSTGLRDLDAKTGGLHPSDLLILAGRPGMGKTALATKIAFGAAQQILREAEDRDGPGAVPKGGCAIFSLEMSADQLANRLLSESARISGDRIRRGEIMQRDFDKFVEVSRELARLPLYIDDTPAITISALRTRCRRLKRTRGLDFIVVDYLQLMRPAAGSRPENRVQEISQITQGLKAIAKELAVPVMALSQLSRQVESREDKRPQLSDLRESGSIEQDADMVMFVYRDDYYLKAQEPKDVNFTDGEKLQDAISNWQARMEKAHNKADLIIAKQRHGPTGTIPLFFEAEFTRFGDLDHVHSDDGY; this is encoded by the coding sequence ATGAACAGCGTATCGCCGCCCGACGGCCTGGCGGGCCTTTCGTCCCAGCGCCAGCCCCCCTCGAACCTGCAGGCGGAGCAGGCGCTGCTGGGCGCCCTGCTGGCCAACAACAAGGCCTATGAACGGGTCTCGGAATTCCTGGCGGCCGAGCACTTCGCCAATGCCGCGCACGGCCACATCTTCGGCGCCATCCAGCGCCGCATCGAGGCCGGCCAGCTGGCGGATGCCGTCACGCTGCGCATGGAGTTCGAGCATTCCGGCCGCCTGGCCGAGGTGGGCGGCGCCGAGTACCTGGCGCGGCTGATCGGCGCCATGGTCGGCATCATCAATGCCGGCGACTATGGCCGCATCGTCCACGACGCCTGGCTGCGCCGGCAGCTGGTCGACCTGGGCGAGCAGGTGGTCAACCGCGCCTTCGGCTCCGAGGACGGGCTGGAAGGCCGCGAGCAGCTGGAAGCCGCCGAGCAGGCCTTGTTCGACCTCGCCAAGGACGGCGGCAGCGAGGGCGGCTTCGTCACCTTCGGCCGCGCGCTGACGGAGGCGGTCAACCTCGCCGAGAAAGCCTTCACCAGCGGCGGCGGCGTGTCCGGCCTGTCCACCGGCCTGCGCGACCTGGATGCCAAGACCGGCGGGCTCCACCCCTCGGATCTTCTGATCCTCGCCGGCCGCCCCGGCATGGGCAAGACCGCGCTGGCCACCAAGATCGCCTTTGGCGCCGCGCAGCAGATCCTGCGCGAAGCCGAGGACCGCGACGGCCCCGGCGCCGTACCCAAGGGCGGCTGCGCCATCTTCTCGCTGGAAATGAGCGCCGACCAGCTCGCCAACCGCCTGTTGTCCGAGTCGGCGCGCATCTCCGGCGACCGCATCCGCCGCGGCGAGATCATGCAGCGCGACTTCGACAAGTTCGTGGAAGTCTCGCGCGAGCTGGCCCGCCTGCCGCTCTACATCGACGACACGCCCGCCATCACCATCTCCGCGCTGCGCACCCGCTGCCGGCGGCTCAAGCGCACGCGCGGCCTCGACTTCATCGTGGTCGACTACCTGCAGCTGATGCGCCCCGCCGCGGGCTCCCGCCCCGAGAACCGGGTGCAGGAGATCAGCCAGATCACCCAGGGCCTCAAGGCCATCGCCAAGGAACTGGCGGTGCCGGTGATGGCGCTGTCGCAGCTGTCCCGTCAGGTGGAAAGCCGCGAGGACAAGCGCCCGCAGCTGTCCGACCTGCGCGAATCCGGCTCCATCGAGCAGGACGCCGACATGGTGATGTTCGTCTACCGCGACGACTACTACCTGAAGGCGCAGGAGCCCAAGGACGTCAACTTCACCGACGGCGAGAAGCTGCAGGACGCCATCAGCAACTGGCAGGCGCGCATGGAAAAGGCCCACAACAAGGCCGACCTGATCATCGCCAAGCAGCGCCACGGCCCCACCGGCACCATTCCGCTGTTCTTCGAGGCCGAGTTCACCCGCTTCGGCGACCTCGACCACGTGCATTCCGACGATGGCTACTGA
- the alr gene encoding alanine racemase, whose translation MATEPLATEALLQVDLAAIVSNWRDLCARHGAAVAGVVKADGYGLGAPAVARALAGAGCRHFFVAQFSEGVALRAALGPVPAIAVLSGFPPGADPSGTLVPVLNGPADIAAWAAAGPPAAGCILHLDTGMERLGLSPAERATLVPGALDGLDLRFVMTHLACADEPAHPLNAAQPARFAEAAAAFPGIPRSLANSAGIFHGAAMASDLARPGCALYGINPTPGHDNPMRQVLRLLVPVLQLRHVPAGTPVGYGATWVAKRDSRVATIAAGYADGYLRALSSRGIGIVAGRPVPLVGRVSMDLITLDVTDAPDLRPGDRVEMIGPGQTPDEVAALAGTIGYEVLTGLGARYRRQYLPA comes from the coding sequence ATGGCTACTGAGCCCCTCGCCACCGAGGCGCTGCTGCAGGTCGACCTAGCCGCCATTGTTTCCAACTGGCGCGACCTTTGCGCCCGGCACGGCGCGGCGGTGGCCGGCGTGGTCAAGGCGGATGGCTACGGGCTGGGCGCGCCCGCCGTGGCCCGCGCGCTGGCCGGTGCCGGGTGCCGGCACTTCTTCGTGGCGCAGTTCAGCGAGGGCGTGGCGCTGCGTGCCGCCCTCGGCCCCGTGCCGGCCATCGCGGTGCTCAGCGGCTTTCCGCCCGGCGCCGACCCCTCCGGCACGCTGGTGCCGGTGCTGAACGGCCCGGCCGACATCGCCGCCTGGGCCGCCGCCGGCCCGCCAGCGGCCGGCTGCATCCTGCACCTCGACACCGGCATGGAGCGCCTGGGCCTTTCACCCGCCGAGCGCGCCACCCTCGTCCCCGGCGCGCTGGACGGGCTGGACCTGCGCTTCGTGATGACCCACCTGGCTTGTGCCGACGAGCCGGCGCACCCGCTCAACGCCGCCCAGCCCGCCCGCTTCGCCGAGGCCGCGGCGGCCTTTCCCGGCATTCCCCGCTCCCTGGCCAATTCCGCCGGCATCTTCCACGGCGCGGCCATGGCGTCGGACCTCGCGCGGCCGGGCTGCGCGCTCTACGGCATCAACCCCACGCCGGGGCACGACAACCCGATGCGGCAGGTGCTGCGGCTGCTGGTGCCGGTGCTGCAGCTCCGCCATGTGCCGGCCGGAACGCCCGTCGGCTACGGCGCCACCTGGGTGGCGAAGCGTGACAGCCGGGTGGCCACCATTGCGGCCGGCTATGCCGATGGCTACCTTCGGGCCCTGTCCAGCCGGGGCATCGGCATTGTCGCCGGTCGCCCTGTGCCGCTGGTGGGCCGGGTATCCATGGATCTCATCACCCTCGACGTCACCGACGCCCCCGATCTCCGCCCCGGCGACCGGGTGGAGATGATCGGCCCCGGCCAGACGCCGGACGAGGTGGCGGCGCTGGCCGGCACCATCGGCTACGAGGTGCTGACCGGCCTCGGCGCCCGGTACCGCCGCCAGTACCTGCCGGCATAG
- a CDS encoding MlaE family ABC transporter permease has protein sequence MTWFLDVIAAVGAAVLGLCRKAGAIVLFALEGVSHLVRPPFYPRIFATAFTEIAWFSLPVVALTAVFTGMVLALQSYSGFSRFGAESAIANVVVLSITRELGPVLAGLMVAGRIGAAFAAEIGTMRVTDQVDALTTLSTNPMKYLVAPRLLAGTLAMPLLVVIADILGVMGGWIIGTAKLGFGSAGYLNATLSFLQPVDVLSGLAKAAVFGFVVTLMGCYHGYNSKGGAQGVGAATTAAVVSSSILILALDYVLTELFFSR, from the coding sequence TTGACCTGGTTCCTGGATGTCATCGCCGCCGTCGGCGCCGCCGTGCTCGGGCTGTGCCGCAAGGCCGGCGCCATCGTGCTCTTCGCGCTGGAAGGCGTGTCGCACCTGGTGCGGCCGCCCTTCTACCCGCGCATCTTCGCCACAGCCTTCACCGAGATCGCCTGGTTCTCGCTGCCCGTGGTGGCGCTGACGGCGGTGTTCACCGGCATGGTGCTGGCGCTGCAGTCCTATTCCGGCTTTTCCCGCTTCGGGGCGGAAAGCGCTATCGCCAACGTGGTGGTGCTGTCCATCACCCGCGAGCTCGGCCCGGTGCTCGCCGGGCTGATGGTCGCCGGCCGCATCGGCGCCGCCTTCGCCGCCGAGATCGGCACCATGCGCGTGACCGACCAGGTGGACGCGCTGACCACCCTGTCGACCAACCCCATGAAATATCTGGTGGCCCCGCGCCTGCTGGCCGGCACGCTGGCCATGCCGCTGCTGGTGGTCATCGCGGACATCCTAGGTGTCATGGGCGGCTGGATCATCGGCACCGCCAAGCTCGGCTTCGGCTCGGCCGGCTATCTGAATGCCACGCTGAGCTTTCTGCAGCCGGTGGACGTGCTGTCCGGCCTCGCCAAGGCCGCCGTGTTCGGCTTCGTCGTCACGCTGATGGGCTGCTACCACGGCTACAACAGCAAGGGCGGCGCGCAGGGCGTGGGTGCGGCCACCACGGCCGCCGTGGTGTCCTCCTCCATTCTGATCCTGGCGCTCGACTACGTGCTGACCGAACTGTTCTTTTCCCGATGA
- a CDS encoding ABC transporter ATP-binding protein — MSDTPPKIRLRGLSKAFGSKRVLDGVDLDVAAGQGTVILGGSGSGKSVTIKCILGLIEPDSGSIEIDGRDVLSMSRRQREEILDRCGMLFQNAALFDSLPVWENVCFKPLAQKRLTRAQARDKAAEVLARVGLAGSVGDLSPSELSGGMQKRVGLARAIAGDPDIIFFDEPTTGLDPIMGAVIDGLIVDVVRDLGATALSITHDMPSARRIATTAAMIYHGRIVWTGPASSLGQTGNAMVDQFARGEREGPIGMELRK, encoded by the coding sequence ATGAGCGATACCCCCCCCAAGATCCGCCTGCGCGGCCTCAGCAAGGCGTTCGGCAGCAAGCGCGTGCTGGACGGCGTGGACCTCGACGTCGCGGCCGGCCAGGGCACCGTGATCCTCGGCGGCTCCGGCTCCGGCAAGTCGGTGACCATCAAGTGCATCCTCGGCCTGATCGAGCCAGATAGCGGCAGCATCGAGATCGACGGCCGGGACGTGCTGTCCATGTCCCGCCGCCAGCGGGAGGAGATCCTCGACCGCTGCGGCATGCTGTTCCAGAACGCGGCGCTCTTCGACAGCCTCCCCGTGTGGGAGAACGTCTGCTTCAAGCCGCTGGCGCAGAAGCGGCTGACCCGCGCCCAGGCGCGTGACAAGGCGGCGGAAGTGCTGGCCCGCGTCGGCCTCGCCGGCAGCGTCGGCGACCTCTCGCCGAGCGAGCTGTCGGGCGGCATGCAGAAGCGCGTCGGCCTGGCCCGCGCCATCGCCGGCGACCCGGACATCATCTTCTTCGACGAGCCCACCACCGGGCTCGACCCCATCATGGGCGCGGTGATCGACGGGCTGATCGTCGACGTGGTGCGCGACCTCGGCGCCACGGCGCTGTCCATCACCCACGACATGCCCAGCGCCCGCCGCATCGCCACCACGGCGGCGATGATCTACCACGGCCGCATCGTCTGGACCGGCCCGGCCAGCAGCCTGGGCCAGACCGGCAACGCCATGGTGGACCAGTTCGCCCGTGGCGAACGGGAAGGGCCGATCGGGATGGAACTACGAAAGTAA
- a CDS encoding LysR family transcriptional regulator, whose product MTLSLEQLDAFVAAAETGSFSAAARRLRRAQSAISTQVANLEIDLGLALFDRAARYPVLTPAGERLLPEARVLLERREHLIGVARGLEAGTEARLVLAMDELYPEHMIGGLMAEFAAAFPNVEMEMLFPLMEDVSRLVLDGTADLGIMWRQEQLPPLLDFQTLGWVPMKLVCGRDHPLAREVVQWEDLKRHRQLMVATQTDSEEKKRLRIAAEVWWVESHWVILELVKHGVGWSLVSDHVLAGSSTRPDLVVPELGFDSGDWPVGLELVWHKQCPRGPAATWLKNRIARERIGPMG is encoded by the coding sequence ATGACGCTCTCGCTGGAACAGCTCGATGCCTTCGTGGCGGCGGCCGAAACCGGCTCCTTTTCCGCCGCCGCGCGGCGGCTGCGGCGGGCGCAGTCGGCCATCAGCACCCAGGTTGCCAATCTGGAGATCGACCTCGGGCTGGCGCTGTTCGACCGCGCGGCCCGCTACCCGGTGCTGACGCCGGCCGGTGAGCGGCTGCTGCCGGAGGCACGGGTGCTGCTGGAGCGCAGGGAGCACCTGATCGGCGTGGCGCGCGGGCTGGAGGCGGGCACCGAAGCGCGGCTGGTGCTGGCGATGGACGAATTATACCCCGAGCACATGATTGGCGGGCTGATGGCCGAGTTCGCCGCCGCCTTTCCGAATGTCGAGATGGAGATGCTGTTTCCGCTGATGGAGGATGTCAGCCGGCTGGTGCTGGACGGCACCGCCGACCTCGGCATCATGTGGCGGCAGGAGCAGTTGCCGCCGCTGCTGGACTTCCAGACCCTGGGCTGGGTGCCAATGAAGCTGGTCTGCGGCCGCGACCACCCCTTGGCGCGCGAGGTGGTGCAGTGGGAGGACCTGAAGCGCCACCGGCAACTCATGGTCGCCACGCAGACCGACAGCGAGGAAAAAAAGCGCCTGCGGATCGCCGCCGAGGTGTGGTGGGTGGAAAGCCACTGGGTGATCCTGGAACTGGTCAAGCACGGCGTCGGCTGGTCCCTGGTGTCGGACCACGTGCTGGCCGGCTCCTCCACCCGGCCGGACCTGGTAGTGCCGGAACTGGGCTTCGACAGCGGCGACTGGCCGGTGGGGCTGGAACTGGTGTGGCACAAGCAGTGTCCGCGCGGGCCGGCGGCGACGTGGCTGAAGAACCGGATCGCGCGGGAGCGGATAGGGCCGATGGGGTAG
- a CDS encoding PACE efflux transporter has translation MRSVADRIRHTLMFELIGLVLLLPLGNWVFGIPVADMGVIGVASATVAAGWNYAYNLGFDRIMQRLTGSTRKSVPVRVLHAVAFEGGLLVLLLPPIAWYLGLTLWQAFVMDLSIAAFYVAYAFLFNLAYDHIFPVPAAKQAPEGALPARG, from the coding sequence ATGCGCAGCGTCGCCGACCGTATCCGCCACACCCTGATGTTCGAGCTGATCGGGCTCGTGCTGCTGCTGCCGCTGGGCAACTGGGTGTTCGGCATCCCGGTGGCCGACATGGGCGTGATCGGCGTCGCCAGCGCCACCGTCGCCGCCGGCTGGAACTACGCGTATAACCTGGGCTTCGACCGCATCATGCAGCGTCTGACCGGCAGCACCCGCAAGTCGGTGCCCGTGCGGGTCCTGCACGCCGTGGCCTTCGAGGGCGGGCTGCTGGTGCTGCTGCTGCCGCCCATCGCTTGGTACCTGGGGCTGACGCTGTGGCAGGCCTTCGTGATGGATCTCTCCATCGCCGCCTTCTACGTCGCCTACGCCTTCCTGTTTAATCTGGCCTACGACCACATCTTCCCGGTACCCGCCGCGAAGCAGGCCCCGGAAGGCGCCCTCCCCGCCCGCGGCTGA
- a CDS encoding DUF427 domain-containing protein encodes MKTPGPDHPITVARETARVTVTAGGRVLADTQGALTLREASYPPVHYIPRADAEMALLDRTDRSTHCPYKGDASYFSIPGAPNAVWSYETPFPAVAEIAGYLAFYPDKVEISATPL; translated from the coding sequence ATGAAGACCCCAGGCCCCGACCATCCCATCACCGTCGCGCGGGAAACCGCCCGCGTCACCGTCACCGCCGGCGGCCGCGTGCTGGCCGACACCCAGGGCGCCCTGACCCTGCGCGAGGCCAGCTACCCGCCTGTCCACTACATCCCGCGCGCCGATGCCGAGATGGCGCTGCTGGACCGCACCGATCGCAGCACCCACTGCCCCTACAAGGGCGATGCTTCCTACTTCAGCATCCCCGGCGCGCCCAACGCGGTGTGGAGCTACGAGACGCCCTTTCCGGCGGTGGCGGAAATCGCGGGCTACCTCGCCTTTTATCCGGACAAGGTGGAGATCAGCGCCACGCCGTTGTGA
- the radA gene encoding DNA repair protein RadA: MAKPVSRFVCQNCGAVTPKWQGRCDTCGAWNTITEETTEVRAPGPAGKSAGGRKIEFVALKGRAEPPPRTRTGMDELDQVLGGGFVPGSVVLVGGDPGIGKSTILLQAAARVASAGKRVLYISGEEAIDQVRMRAQRLGLAESPLGLAAATSLRDIAASLEEERNATLVIIDSIQTVWLDSLEAAPGTVSQVRACAAELTRLAKTRGFTVVLVGHVTKEGTLAGPRVLEHMVDATLYFEGDRGHQFRILRAVKNRFGATDEIGVFEMTDRGLVEVSNPSALFLAERRGNISGSAVFAGMEGSRPVLVEIQVLLSPSANGGSPRRQVVGWDSGRLAMLMAVLESRARVGLGQNDVYLNVAGGLRVTEPAADLAVAAALISAATDRPTPPDMVFFGEVGLSGEVRQVAQSDTRLREAAKLGFAAATLPKRVARGGRAPSAPEGLRLSEIGHLADLVAPLAAGDKPKPPPRKAKPEPAETEG; the protein is encoded by the coding sequence ATGGCCAAACCCGTTTCCCGCTTCGTCTGCCAGAACTGCGGCGCCGTCACGCCCAAGTGGCAGGGGCGCTGCGACACCTGCGGCGCCTGGAACACCATCACCGAGGAAACCACCGAGGTCCGCGCCCCCGGCCCCGCCGGCAAGAGCGCGGGCGGGCGCAAAATCGAGTTCGTCGCCCTCAAGGGCCGCGCCGAGCCGCCGCCGCGCACCCGCACGGGCATGGACGAGCTGGACCAGGTGCTGGGCGGCGGCTTCGTGCCGGGCTCGGTGGTGCTGGTGGGCGGCGACCCGGGCATCGGCAAGTCCACCATCCTGTTGCAGGCGGCGGCGCGCGTGGCGTCCGCCGGCAAGCGGGTGCTGTACATCTCGGGCGAGGAGGCGATCGACCAGGTGCGCATGCGCGCGCAGCGGCTGGGGCTCGCGGAAAGCCCGCTGGGCCTCGCCGCCGCCACCAGCCTGCGCGACATCGCGGCCTCCCTGGAGGAGGAGCGCAACGCGACGCTGGTGATCATCGATTCGATCCAGACCGTCTGGCTGGACAGCCTGGAAGCCGCGCCCGGCACCGTCAGCCAGGTGCGCGCCTGCGCCGCCGAATTGACCCGGCTGGCCAAGACGCGCGGCTTCACGGTGGTGCTGGTCGGCCATGTCACCAAGGAGGGCACGCTGGCCGGCCCCCGCGTGCTGGAGCACATGGTGGACGCCACGCTGTATTTCGAAGGCGACCGCGGCCACCAGTTCCGCATTCTGCGCGCCGTCAAGAACCGCTTCGGTGCCACCGACGAGATCGGCGTCTTCGAGATGACGGATCGCGGGCTGGTCGAGGTGTCCAACCCCTCCGCGCTGTTCCTGGCGGAGCGGCGGGGCAACATCTCCGGCAGCGCGGTCTTCGCCGGCATGGAAGGGTCGCGGCCGGTCCTGGTCGAGATCCAGGTGCTGCTGTCGCCCTCCGCCAATGGCGGCTCGCCGCGGCGGCAGGTGGTGGGCTGGGATTCCGGGCGGCTGGCCATGCTGATGGCGGTGCTGGAGTCCCGCGCCCGCGTCGGGCTCGGGCAGAACGACGTCTACCTCAACGTCGCCGGCGGCCTGCGCGTCACCGAGCCGGCGGCCGACCTCGCGGTGGCGGCGGCGCTGATCTCGGCCGCGACCGACCGGCCGACGCCGCCCGACATGGTGTTCTTCGGCGAGGTGGGCCTGTCCGGCGAGGTGCGGCAGGTGGCGCAGTCCGACACCCGGCTGCGGGAGGCCGCCAAGCTCGGCTTCGCGGCGGCGACGCTGCCCAAGCGCGTCGCGCGGGGCGGCCGCGCGCCCTCCGCGCCTGAAGGTCTGCGGCTGTCCGAGATCGGCCATCTGGCGGACCTCGTGGCGCCGCTGGCGGCGGGCGACAAGCCGAAGCCCCCGCCGCGCAAGGCAAAGCCGGAGCCTGCAGAAACCGAGGGCTGA
- a CDS encoding CvpA family protein codes for MTWVDGVVLAVIALSALIAYFRGFVREVLGIGAWVGAIAFALYAQPVLKPLLARYLSQDWLAEIAALGIAFLLALLVLKLLIAWFAGRVRHSVLGGVDRALGIVFGLARGAFLVVLAYIVGGLFLPTPATWPEAVRDARSLPVVADAARAAVSQLPVEYRPRLPELPERGLPSMDELLRPPARTRS; via the coding sequence ATGACCTGGGTCGATGGCGTTGTCCTCGCGGTGATCGCGCTTTCGGCGCTCATCGCCTATTTCCGTGGCTTCGTGCGGGAAGTCCTGGGCATCGGCGCCTGGGTGGGCGCCATCGCCTTTGCCCTTTACGCGCAGCCGGTGCTGAAGCCGCTGCTGGCGCGATACCTGTCGCAGGACTGGCTGGCCGAGATCGCGGCGCTGGGCATCGCCTTTCTGCTGGCGCTGCTGGTGCTGAAGCTGCTCATCGCCTGGTTCGCCGGGCGCGTCCGCCATTCCGTGCTCGGGGGGGTGGATCGCGCGCTGGGCATCGTCTTCGGCCTCGCGAGAGGTGCTTTCCTTGTCGTGCTCGCCTATATCGTCGGCGGGCTGTTCCTTCCCACCCCGGCCACCTGGCCGGAGGCGGTGCGGGACGCCCGGTCGCTGCCGGTGGTGGCGGATGCGGCCCGCGCGGCCGTGTCCCAACTGCCGGTCGAATACCGCCCACGCCTGCCGGAGCTGCCCGAACGCGGGTTGCCGAGCATGGATGAACTGCTGCGGCCCCCGGCCAGGACACGGTCGTGA